In a genomic window of Ipomoea triloba cultivar NCNSP0323 chromosome 3, ASM357664v1:
- the LOC116013079 gene encoding uncharacterized protein LOC116013079, with protein sequence MHLRQNGIDTGYTRWIFHGEPPIFQESVTNDFQNEDDDLSEEHIDGVQEFLNDYENFVDFNSHLNPNIESCEVDDFENMMREAKQELYPGCTKFSKLSLIVKLLHLKVYNKWSNKSFDMLLELLSECLPIGNTLPRSHYESKAMLRSLGLGYINIHACKYDCVLFWKELEKHEFCPICGTSRWKVKDGKGKNIPHKILRYFPLKPRLQRFFMSKKTAKDMRWHKERRIDDGEYLRHPADSKAWKDFDQEFPWFANDARNVRLGLASDGFNPFGNMDNSYSMWPVILIPYNLPPWMYLMELWERGVTTYEDLMELWERGVTTYDACSLTNFQAYGNLSGWTINDFPAYGNLSGWRSKKFNGKVESRSAPLELSGEEVLRQLHEISDSPFGKHPNKRKRKRNLEDLNWCKKSIFFKLPYWKKLKLRHNLDVMHIEKNICDNIIGTLLNIDGKNKDTLKARQDLDDMNIRKELHLVKKLNGSYEVPHPCYMLTREERLKFAEFLKSVKFLDGYASNITRCVNVDGKLMGLKSHDCHVLLQRVLPIGVRGSLEKEVTTVLSELGDFFRKLL encoded by the exons ATGCATTTGCGCCAAAATGGTATAGACACAGGTTACACACGTTGGATATTCCATGGAGAGCCACCAATTTTTCAAGAATCCGTTACaaatgattttcagaatgaGGATGATGATTTAAGTGAGGAACACATAGATGGAGTCCAAGAGTTCTTAAATGATTACGAAAATTTTGTGGATTTCAACTCTCATTTAAACCCCAATATAGAAAGTTGTGAAGTTGATGATTTTGAGAACATGATGAGGGAAGCAAAACAAGAATTATATCCGGGTTGCACTAAATTCTCAAAATTGTCTTTAATAGTGAAGTTGCTTCATTTGAAAGTGTATAATAAATGGAGTAATAAATCATTTGACATGTTGCTTGAATTGCTAAGTGAATGCTTACCTATTGGAAATACACTTCCACGTTCTCACTATGAGTCTAAAGCTATGCTTCGTAGTTTGGGATTGGGATATATAAATATTCATGCATGCAAATATGATTGTGTATTATTTTGGAAGGAATTAGAGAAACATGAGTTTTGTCCTATTTGTGGTACTTCTAGATGGAAAGTTAAGGATGGTAAAGGAAAGAATATTCCTCATAAAATATTGAGATACTTTCCTCTAAAACCTAGGCTTCAAAGATTTTTTATGTCAAAAAAAACTGCAAAAGATATGAGATGGCATAAAGAAAGACGAATTGATGATGGTGAATATTTGCGTCATCCGGCCGATTCTAAGGCTTGGAAGGATTTTGATCAAGAGTTTCCATGGTTTGCTAATGATGCACGGAATGTTAGGCTTGGTTTAGCTTCAGATGGATTCAACCCATTTGGTAATATGGATAATTCTTATAGCATGTGGCCTGTTATATTAATCCCTTATAATTTACCGCCATGGATGT ATCTCATGGAATTATGGGAAAGAGGTGTGACAACATATGAAGATCTCATGGAATTATGGGAAAGAGGTGTGACAACATATGATGCTTGTTCTTTAACAAATTTTCAAG CATATGGCAACTTGTCGGGGTGGACTATAAATGATTTTCCAGCATATGGCAACTTGTCGGGATG GCGAAGCAAGAAGTTTAATGGAAAAGTGGAGAGTCGAAGTGCCCCTTTGGAGTTATCTGGTGAGGAAGTGTTAAGGCAACTACATGAAATAAGTGACAGTCCATTTGGGAAGCATCcgaacaaaagaaaaaggaaacgaaaTCTTGAAGACCTTAACTGGTGTAAAAAGAGTATATTCTTCAAGCTTCCATATtggaaaaaattgaaattaaggCACAATCTTGATGTTATGCATATTGAGAAAAACATATGTGATAATATCATTGGAACTTTGCTAAATATTGATGGAAAAAATAAGGACACTTTGAAAGCAAGACAAGATTTAGATGATATGAATATTAGGAAGGAATTGCATTTGGTTAAGAAATTAAATGGATCATATGAAGTTCCACATCCATGTTATATGTTAACAAGAGAAGAGAGATTGAAATTTGCAGAATTTTTGAAGTCTGTTAAGTTTCTAGATGGTTATGCTTCTAATATCACTAGGTGTGTGAATGTTGATGGTAAACTTATGGGTTTAAAAAGCCATGACTGCCATGTTTTATTACAAAGAGTATTACCTATTGGAGTGCGTGGAAGCTTAGAAAAAGAAGTTACCACTGTGTTATCTGAATTAGGAGATTTCTTTAGGAAGttgttgtaa